One window of Cohnella hashimotonis genomic DNA carries:
- a CDS encoding glycoside hydrolase family 130 protein, protein MALSRFPHNPIVATNDVKPIHPDFQVVGVFNAGVATFGDEIILLLRVAEMPIQSDDNQVLVPVLSETSGQLEIIRIAKSDDRYDLSDSRVIKQRGKYAYLTSLSYLRIARSADGVRFTVDPGPAMLPDGPLEAWGIEDPRITQIGRQYYITYSAISSKGVSVGVAVTEDFVTFARTGTMLPPENKDVAIFPEKICGSYYALHRPVPKAIGSPEMWIAQSPDLIHWGRHRHLIGLREGQWDGGRIGGGAVPIRTPEGWLALYHGADETDRYCMGALLLDLADPARVIARSRVPILEPEAEYEVNGFFGRVVFSCGALLLDRTIRMYYGAADEAMAGVDIPLADIYDTLY, encoded by the coding sequence ATGGCCTTGAGCAGGTTTCCGCACAATCCGATCGTAGCAACGAACGACGTAAAGCCGATCCATCCCGATTTTCAAGTCGTCGGCGTATTTAACGCAGGGGTGGCGACCTTTGGAGACGAGATTATTCTATTGCTGCGCGTCGCGGAGATGCCCATTCAGTCCGACGATAACCAGGTGTTGGTGCCCGTGCTGAGCGAAACAAGCGGACAATTGGAAATCATCCGCATCGCCAAGTCGGACGACCGGTACGATCTGTCGGATTCGCGCGTGATCAAGCAGCGGGGCAAGTACGCGTACCTGACCTCCCTCTCCTATCTAAGGATTGCGCGCAGCGCCGACGGTGTGCGCTTCACGGTGGACCCCGGTCCGGCGATGCTGCCGGACGGCCCGCTGGAGGCCTGGGGCATCGAAGACCCGCGGATTACGCAGATCGGCCGCCAATATTACATCACGTACAGCGCGATCTCGTCAAAGGGCGTGAGCGTCGGCGTCGCCGTGACGGAGGATTTCGTGACCTTTGCGCGAACCGGCACGATGCTTCCTCCTGAGAATAAAGACGTCGCGATTTTCCCCGAAAAAATCTGCGGCAGCTATTATGCGCTCCATCGTCCGGTCCCGAAGGCGATCGGTTCTCCCGAGATGTGGATCGCGCAGTCTCCCGATCTCATTCACTGGGGACGGCATCGGCATCTGATCGGCCTTCGGGAAGGTCAATGGGACGGCGGGAGAATCGGCGGCGGCGCCGTCCCGATCCGGACGCCCGAGGGCTGGCTTGCCCTGTACCACGGCGCGGACGAGACGGACCGCTATTGCATGGGCGCGCTGCTGCTGGACCTGGCGGACCCGGCCCGCGTGATCGCCAGATCCCGCGTGCCCATCCTGGAGCCGGAAGCGGAATACGAGGTGAACGGCTTTTTCGGCCGGGTCGTCTTTTCGTGCGGCGCGCTGCTGCTGGATCGGACGATCCGCATGTATTACGGCGCCGCGGACGAAGCGATGGCCGGCGTGGACATCCCGTTGGCCGATATTTACGACACGCTGTATTGA